The Pseudomonas sp. FP2309 genome has a window encoding:
- a CDS encoding Hsp20 family protein, with product MATTLSLAPLFRHSVGFDRFNDLFESALRSEAGTTYPPHNVEKHGDDHYRIVIAAAGLVEDDLEIQVEKGVLTVAGGKREHDEGITYLHQGIAQRAFRLSFRLVDHIEVQGAQLANGLLSIDLLRVVPEEAKPKRIAIGGAAKAEVKSISEQ from the coding sequence ATGGCTACTACTCTCTCGTTGGCCCCACTGTTCCGTCATTCCGTTGGTTTTGACCGGTTCAACGACCTTTTTGAATCGGCGCTTCGCAGCGAGGCCGGTACCACCTATCCACCCCACAACGTCGAAAAGCACGGCGATGATCATTATCGGATCGTCATCGCGGCCGCAGGCCTGGTGGAGGACGACCTGGAGATCCAGGTGGAAAAAGGCGTGTTGACCGTCGCCGGCGGCAAGCGTGAACACGATGAGGGCATCACTTACCTGCACCAAGGCATTGCCCAGCGCGCGTTCCGTCTGTCGTTCCGCCTGGTCGATCACATAGAAGTGCAGGGCGCGCAACTCGCCAACGGGTTGCTGAGCATTGACCTGCTCAGGGTGGTACCGGAGGAAGCCAAGCCGAAACGCATCGCGATTGGCGGTGCGGCCAAGGCTGAGGTGAAATCCATCAGCGAGCAGTAA
- a CDS encoding ABC transporter ATP-binding protein: MLGLFERRLDPFPPDEAPPPPEGLARFLWACTRGARGYVLALALLSAAVSIYEAWLFSFLGQVVDLLSTWQAGGDAAGQEGRVLWGIGIVLVTSIGLVALRTMVQHQVLAINLPLRLRWDFHRLMLRQSLSFFSDEFSGRVTTKVMQTALSVREVLFTLIEIAPGIGVYFIAIITLAGGFAPKLMLPFIAWLVLFGLAMGYFVPRLGKVGQEQANARSSMTGRISDAYTNITTVKLFSHSKREAHFARAAMEDFKQTGFRQMRLVSQFEIVNQALVVGLIMGAGGYALWMWHQGEVGTGAVAAITAMALRINGMSHWIMWQMTSLFENIGTVQDGMETLARGPKVQDAPDAGVLATRGGAVTFDNVSFNYNGERQVLDGLSLSIQPGEKIGLVGRSGAGKSTLINLLLRFYDVDKGAICIDGQNIAHVTQDSLRSAIGMVTQDTSLLHRSIRDNIAYGRPDATDEQIRSAAANAQADGFISQLSDKQGHSGYDTLVGERGIKLSGGQRQRVAIARVMLKNAPILLLDEATSALDSEVEVAIQESLDDMMQGKTVIAIAHRLSTIAAMDRLIVMDDGRIIEQGTHSELLAKNGTYARLWHHQSGGFLGEDQNVVETVD, translated from the coding sequence ATGCTTGGCCTATTTGAACGACGGCTCGACCCTTTCCCGCCCGACGAGGCGCCGCCACCGCCCGAGGGATTGGCGCGGTTTCTGTGGGCCTGCACACGCGGCGCTCGCGGTTATGTCCTCGCGCTCGCACTGCTCAGTGCGGCGGTGTCGATTTACGAAGCCTGGTTGTTTTCCTTTCTTGGACAAGTGGTGGACCTGCTCTCGACCTGGCAGGCCGGTGGCGACGCGGCCGGGCAGGAGGGGCGCGTGCTGTGGGGGATTGGCATCGTATTGGTCACCAGCATCGGGCTGGTGGCGTTGCGTACGATGGTGCAGCACCAGGTCTTGGCGATTAACCTGCCGTTGCGGCTGCGCTGGGATTTTCACCGGTTGATGCTGCGACAAAGCCTGTCGTTCTTCTCCGATGAATTCTCCGGCCGGGTCACGACCAAGGTGATGCAGACCGCGCTGTCGGTGCGTGAAGTGCTGTTCACCCTGATCGAGATTGCGCCGGGGATCGGCGTGTATTTCATCGCGATCATCACCCTGGCCGGTGGCTTCGCCCCCAAATTGATGCTGCCTTTCATTGCCTGGCTGGTGTTGTTCGGCCTGGCCATGGGCTACTTCGTGCCTCGCCTCGGGAAGGTCGGGCAGGAGCAGGCCAATGCACGCTCGTCGATGACCGGGCGCATCTCGGACGCCTACACCAACATCACCACAGTGAAGCTGTTTTCTCACTCCAAACGTGAAGCTCACTTCGCGCGCGCGGCGATGGAGGACTTTAAGCAGACCGGTTTTCGCCAGATGCGCCTGGTCAGTCAATTCGAGATCGTCAACCAGGCGTTAGTAGTCGGGTTGATCATGGGCGCAGGTGGGTATGCCTTATGGATGTGGCACCAGGGCGAAGTCGGTACCGGGGCGGTGGCGGCCATCACAGCCATGGCGTTGCGCATCAATGGCATGTCGCACTGGATCATGTGGCAAATGACCTCGCTGTTCGAAAACATCGGCACCGTGCAGGACGGCATGGAAACCCTGGCACGCGGTCCCAAGGTGCAGGATGCTCCGGACGCCGGCGTGCTGGCCACCCGTGGCGGCGCGGTGACGTTCGACAACGTGAGCTTCAACTACAACGGTGAACGCCAGGTGCTTGATGGCCTGAGCCTGAGCATTCAGCCAGGTGAAAAAATCGGCCTGGTGGGACGCTCCGGTGCGGGCAAATCCACGCTGATCAATCTGCTGTTGCGCTTCTACGACGTGGATAAGGGGGCAATTTGCATTGATGGGCAAAACATCGCCCATGTCACCCAGGACAGCCTGCGCAGTGCCATCGGCATGGTCACTCAGGACACGTCCCTGCTGCACCGTTCCATTCGCGACAACATTGCCTATGGCCGTCCTGATGCGACTGACGAACAGATCCGCAGCGCCGCAGCCAACGCCCAGGCCGATGGTTTCATCAGCCAACTGAGTGATAAACAAGGTCACTCCGGCTACGACACCCTGGTCGGTGAGCGCGGTATCAAGTTGTCGGGTGGCCAGCGTCAACGCGTTGCCATTGCCCGCGTCATGCTGAAAAACGCGCCGATCCTGCTGCTTGATGAAGCCACCAGCGCACTGGATTCAGAAGTCGAAGTCGCCATCCAGGAAAGCCTCGACGACATGATGCAAGGCAAGACGGTGATCGCCATCGCCCATCGGCTGTCGACGATTGCGGCCATGGACAGGCTGATCGTGATGGATGACGGCCGTATCATCGAACAGGGCACCCACAGCGAACTGCTGGCGAAGAACGGCACCTATGCACGGCTTTGGCATCACCAGAGTGGTGGGTTTCTCGGGGAGGATCAGAACGTGGTTGAGACGGTCGACTAG
- a CDS encoding ATP-binding protein: protein MTDTKAISRETLESMLKAINMGVLLVDQDCTVLFSNHFMSINSGRSAEELVGHTLFEAFPELPEVWTRQKINSVATLQNFAFTSWQQRPHLFNFESTRPISGLVRHMYQNCTFFPVQDADGSNLGVGLAISDTTDTAARQLELTHLNKLLEEEKGAQALLIARLEDAQAQLLQSEKMAAIGQLAAGVAHEINNPIGFVCSNVNSLRRYLVDIFALLEAHEQASDAEHANVHPELAAMRDKMDYKFMRQDIDDLLAESADGLDRVTRIVKDLREFSHVDSYEWQLSDLHKGLDSTLNVIWNEIKFKAQVIKRYGDIEPIECMGSQINQVFMNLLINASHAVGVDGEIVIRSGREEGGVFVEIADNGHGIPLEIQSRIFEPFFTTKPVGMGSGLGLSLSYSIIVKHHGRLTVESEPGRGSRFRAWLPLRQPVIQAVSTSANEGC from the coding sequence ATGACAGACACCAAGGCGATTTCCCGGGAAACCCTTGAGTCTATGCTCAAGGCCATCAACATGGGTGTGCTGCTGGTCGACCAGGACTGCACAGTGCTGTTCTCTAATCACTTTATGTCCATCAATAGTGGACGCAGCGCTGAAGAACTTGTCGGCCATACGCTGTTCGAAGCATTTCCTGAGCTGCCAGAGGTCTGGACCAGGCAGAAGATTAACAGCGTCGCCACCCTGCAAAATTTTGCTTTCACCTCATGGCAGCAACGGCCGCATCTGTTCAATTTCGAAAGCACACGGCCGATCAGTGGTCTGGTCCGGCACATGTACCAAAACTGCACCTTCTTCCCCGTGCAAGATGCCGATGGCAGCAATCTGGGCGTGGGCCTGGCCATCAGTGATACGACCGACACTGCTGCGCGCCAGCTCGAACTGACGCACCTTAACAAGTTGCTGGAAGAGGAAAAGGGCGCTCAAGCGCTGCTTATCGCACGGCTGGAAGATGCACAGGCGCAGTTACTGCAGTCCGAGAAGATGGCGGCGATAGGGCAACTCGCTGCGGGCGTGGCCCATGAGATCAATAACCCGATCGGCTTCGTTTGCTCCAACGTCAACAGTCTGCGTCGTTATCTCGTGGACATTTTCGCGCTGCTCGAAGCTCATGAACAGGCGAGCGATGCAGAGCATGCCAATGTGCATCCCGAGCTTGCTGCCATGCGGGACAAGATGGATTACAAATTTATGCGCCAGGACATCGACGACCTGCTTGCCGAGTCGGCCGACGGCCTTGACCGGGTCACTCGCATCGTCAAAGACCTGCGTGAATTCTCCCACGTCGACAGTTATGAATGGCAGTTGAGCGATCTGCACAAGGGGCTCGACAGTACCCTTAACGTTATCTGGAACGAGATCAAGTTCAAGGCTCAGGTGATCAAGCGCTACGGCGATATTGAGCCCATCGAATGCATGGGTTCACAGATCAATCAGGTGTTTATGAACTTGCTTATCAACGCGAGCCATGCGGTGGGCGTGGACGGCGAAATCGTCATCAGAAGTGGCCGGGAAGAGGGCGGAGTGTTCGTCGAGATCGCCGACAACGGTCATGGAATTCCCCTTGAAATCCAAAGCCGAATATTCGAACCCTTCTTTACAACCAAGCCGGTGGGGATGGGGTCGGGTCTTGGCCTGTCGTTATCCTATAGCATCATCGTCAAGCACCACGGAAGGCTCACCGTGGAAAGCGAGCCGGGCAGGGGTAGTCGTTTCCGTGCGTGGCTACCATTACGCCAGCCTGTGATACAGGCCGTCTCTACCTCTGCCAATGAAGGATGCTGA
- a CDS encoding chemotaxis protein CheC, whose protein sequence is METLDALTEDQRDALQELMNIAMGQAAERLALLTNTMVTLSVPFIHPLIRERNNLSIPAHLRQSFMIVTRQSFLGELRGEVFVCFGSMGADKLAELLGYNDGDPAQQEELMLDVTNILSGACISGLAKQVGIQVSYDAPSILVHREESANALDELNLNEHLAMVLEIRFEVQAHQFSCDLLICITERTASVVVRAINRLLDEL, encoded by the coding sequence ATGGAAACCTTGGACGCGCTCACCGAAGACCAACGTGATGCCCTGCAGGAACTGATGAATATTGCCATGGGGCAAGCGGCCGAGAGATTAGCCCTGCTGACCAACACCATGGTGACGCTTTCGGTTCCCTTTATTCACCCGCTGATCCGGGAACGGAATAACCTGTCCATTCCGGCCCATCTGCGGCAAAGTTTCATGATCGTCACCCGCCAGTCTTTTCTGGGTGAGTTACGCGGAGAGGTGTTCGTTTGCTTCGGCTCAATGGGGGCCGATAAGCTCGCTGAACTGCTGGGCTATAACGACGGCGACCCCGCGCAGCAGGAAGAATTGATGCTGGATGTCACCAACATCCTTTCCGGCGCCTGCATCAGTGGCCTGGCCAAGCAGGTGGGGATACAAGTGAGCTATGACGCGCCGTCGATTCTGGTCCACAGAGAAGAGTCCGCGAACGCACTGGATGAATTGAACTTGAATGAACACCTTGCGATGGTGTTGGAAATTCGCTTCGAGGTTCAGGCTCATCAGTTCTCCTGCGACCTGTTGATCTGCATCACTGAACGAACAGCGAGTGTTGTCGTTCGGGCCATCAATCGTTTGCTGGACGAGCTTTGA
- a CDS encoding response regulator produces the protein MKVLIADDSSMSRKMVLRALPESLTEDVRQACNGAEVMEAYHAGLVDLLFLDLTMPVMDGFQTLEALKHEDANVVVVVISADIQPLARQRVSDLGAAAFVAKPITSEALHNALHVIGVL, from the coding sequence ATGAAAGTCTTAATCGCCGATGACTCATCCATGTCTCGTAAGATGGTCTTGCGTGCCCTGCCAGAATCATTGACCGAGGACGTTCGCCAGGCCTGTAACGGTGCCGAGGTGATGGAGGCCTATCACGCCGGTTTGGTGGACCTGCTTTTTCTCGACCTGACCATGCCGGTCATGGATGGCTTCCAGACTCTCGAGGCGCTCAAGCATGAAGATGCCAATGTGGTAGTCGTGGTGATCAGCGCAGACATCCAACCTCTGGCCAGGCAACGAGTATCCGATCTTGGCGCTGCTGCATTCGTAGCCAAGCCGATTACGTCTGAAGCTTTGCACAATGCTTTGCACGTCATAGGAGTGCTTTGA
- a CDS encoding class I SAM-dependent methyltransferase — MSKSDAEYNNDLLQQLRLPYGASGVHVAALMHESNANMTHTCFSCVDILPGDTLLEIGHGNGAHVPKFFETVPHMRYQGLEVSWLMHHEAMKLNEASVANGTARFKVYDGKKFPFNDQVFEKIITVNTLYFLSDLVMFLSESYRTLKVGGKFGIAFASREFMRSLSFIPPAFNLYEVEQVKRLISNAGFVDEIEINVHERSIMGNELTSSKLGREFSVIVASKSHA, encoded by the coding sequence ATGTCGAAGAGCGATGCTGAATACAACAATGATTTGCTTCAGCAATTGCGCCTGCCTTATGGTGCTAGCGGTGTTCACGTTGCTGCGCTTATGCATGAAAGCAACGCTAACATGACGCATACGTGCTTTTCATGTGTGGATATTTTGCCAGGAGACACATTGTTGGAGATTGGTCACGGCAACGGTGCGCACGTGCCTAAATTTTTTGAGACAGTTCCACATATGCGCTACCAAGGGCTTGAGGTGTCTTGGCTAATGCATCATGAAGCGATGAAACTCAACGAAGCCTCAGTAGCGAACGGAACAGCTCGCTTTAAAGTTTATGATGGGAAAAAATTTCCGTTTAATGACCAAGTGTTTGAGAAGATTATAACGGTAAATACGCTTTATTTTCTATCTGACTTGGTGATGTTCTTGAGCGAGTCTTATCGTACTCTAAAAGTTGGTGGAAAGTTTGGAATTGCTTTTGCCTCACGTGAGTTTATGCGATCACTGTCATTCATTCCTCCAGCTTTTAATTTGTATGAGGTAGAGCAGGTTAAACGATTAATCTCAAATGCTGGGTTTGTCGACGAAATAGAAATCAATGTGCATGAAAGGTCAATCATGGGTAATGAATTAACTAGCTCGAAACTTGGTAGGGAGTTTTCCGTCATAGTGGCGAGCAAAAGTCATGCGTAA
- a CDS encoding invasion associated locus B family protein, with product MIYKYLPSLSSGIKVGSVFAMLGVLILAAWGAERPHTKPEIAATDTAKASSSERFQDWGINCNGESNQRFCTLAYELRRREDNRRIVLLEVKPLDTDQALAGLTLPFGLALEAGVTLQIDESPTVLTKRYHSCMPEGCLVALKLDAGTLDAMKNGQTLKVSAPIVTGGKANFILSLKGFTTAYSRMVQIAAANQSANH from the coding sequence ATGATTTATAAATACTTACCTAGTCTGTCTTCCGGCATAAAAGTTGGCTCAGTGTTCGCGATGCTTGGAGTACTGATTCTTGCTGCTTGGGGGGCGGAGCGGCCTCACACGAAGCCAGAGATCGCTGCCACTGATACAGCTAAAGCTAGCTCAAGTGAGCGTTTTCAGGACTGGGGTATCAATTGCAATGGAGAGTCCAACCAGCGATTTTGCACGTTGGCTTATGAGCTGAGGCGGCGCGAGGACAATCGCCGGATCGTTTTGCTAGAGGTCAAGCCACTCGATACGGACCAAGCCTTGGCGGGCTTGACGTTACCTTTCGGCCTAGCATTGGAGGCGGGTGTAACATTGCAGATAGACGAATCACCCACAGTGCTCACCAAGCGCTATCACTCCTGCATGCCAGAAGGCTGCCTAGTGGCTTTGAAGCTTGATGCCGGTACATTGGATGCGATGAAAAATGGTCAAACACTCAAGGTAAGCGCGCCGATTGTGACGGGAGGCAAAGCAAACTTTATCCTTTCACTCAAAGGCTTTACGACAGCTTATTCGCGTATGGTGCAAATTGCTGCGGCAAATCAGTCAGCCAACCACTAA